A genomic segment from Lutibacter sp. A80 encodes:
- a CDS encoding acyltransferase, translated as MANYFAHETAVIDANCEIGIGTKIWHFSHIMSNCKIGENCNLGQNVVVSPNVILGKNVKVQNNVSIYSGVICEDDVFLGPSMVFTNVINPRSAIIRRGEYQQTIVKKGASIGANATIVCGNSIGEYAFIGAGAVVTKEVLPYALVVGNPSNQIGWISEYGHKLEFNKQGFATCIESGEKYQLENNSVKKIV; from the coding sequence ATGGCTAATTATTTTGCACATGAAACCGCAGTAATAGATGCTAATTGTGAAATAGGAATTGGAACAAAAATTTGGCATTTTAGTCATATAATGTCTAATTGTAAAATTGGAGAAAATTGTAATTTAGGTCAGAATGTTGTAGTGTCACCTAATGTTATTTTAGGGAAAAATGTAAAAGTCCAAAATAATGTTTCTATTTATTCAGGTGTAATTTGTGAAGATGATGTTTTTTTAGGTCCTTCAATGGTTTTTACCAATGTAATTAATCCGAGAAGTGCAATAATTAGACGAGGAGAATATCAACAAACAATAGTTAAAAAAGGAGCTAGTATTGGTGCAAATGCAACAATTGTTTGTGGTAATAGTATTGGTGAGTATGCTTTTATTGGGGCAGGTGCTGTTGTAACTAAAGAAGTGCTTCCTTATGCTTTGGTAGTTGGTAACCCTTCAAATCAAATCGGCTGGATTAGTGAATACGGACATAAACTCGAGTTTAATAAACAAGGATTTGCAACTTGTATAGAGAGTGGCGAAAAATATCAGTTAGAAAATAATAGCGTAAAAAAAATAGTATAA
- the deoC gene encoding deoxyribose-phosphate aldolase → MNINQYLDSTYLKKAEQANITEEATKQNVVDLVEEAIENNFKLAMIRPEFVSMAKKMVEEANSEVLIGTVIGFHEGTYSTTDKLAEAQNAVNDNVDELDYVVNYTAFKEGKINLVKAEVFKGTKLALDNNKVAKWIIEIAALTNEEIVALTQLIRDVVLENFGEANAKNVFVKSSTGFFKTEEGKPNGATFEAMELIVENAKPLPAKAAGGVRNFEDAVKMVEMGVTRIGTSSAKAITEGDTAKGGY, encoded by the coding sequence ATGAATATTAATCAGTATTTAGATTCCACATATTTAAAAAAAGCAGAACAAGCTAATATTACAGAAGAAGCAACCAAACAAAATGTAGTTGATTTGGTTGAAGAAGCTATTGAAAATAATTTTAAATTGGCTATGATTCGTCCAGAATTTGTTTCAATGGCAAAAAAAATGGTAGAAGAAGCTAATTCTGAAGTTTTAATAGGAACTGTAATTGGGTTTCATGAAGGAACGTATAGTACTACGGATAAATTGGCTGAAGCACAAAATGCTGTAAATGATAATGTAGACGAACTTGATTATGTTGTTAATTATACGGCTTTTAAAGAAGGGAAAATAAACTTAGTTAAAGCAGAAGTTTTTAAGGGTACAAAACTGGCTCTTGATAATAATAAAGTGGCAAAATGGATTATTGAAATTGCAGCTCTAACAAATGAAGAGATAGTTGCGTTAACTCAATTAATACGCGATGTGGTTTTAGAAAATTTTGGAGAAGCAAATGCTAAAAATGTATTTGTAAAATCATCTACAGGGTTTTTTAAAACTGAAGAAGGTAAACCAAACGGAGCAACTTTTGAAGCGATGGAATTAATTGTTGAAAATGCAAAACCATTACCTGCTAAAGCAGCAGGAGGCGTGCGTAATTTTGAAGATGCAGTTAAAATGGTAGAAATGGGTGTAACACGTATTGGAACATCTTCGGCTAAAGCTATAACCGAAGGAGATACAGCTAAAGGAGGGTATTAA
- a CDS encoding energy transducer TonB, translating into MEIKKYPDAVLENYSRILVLLGFVLALFVVYEFIKMKSYPRQIKEISAAIISEDDDEVLVEIKPIEVQTAPAPKAVLPEKIIKVEDEIDIQETIIESTETDETEAIVVDVSENIVDVEEEEVMVEDVAFVVIEDVPIYPGCTGNKQELRDCFSEKISKFVMKNFDPAIATDLGLQPGSIQRIFVMFKIDRNGKVTNIQARAPHKKLQEEAVEIISSLPVMIPGKQRGRPVTVSYGLPIVFKIE; encoded by the coding sequence ATGGAAATTAAAAAATATCCAGATGCCGTTCTCGAAAATTATTCTCGAATTTTAGTTCTATTAGGATTTGTATTAGCACTTTTTGTGGTGTATGAGTTTATTAAAATGAAATCGTATCCGCGTCAAATAAAAGAAATTTCTGCTGCAATTATTAGTGAAGATGATGATGAAGTTTTAGTAGAAATTAAACCAATTGAAGTGCAAACTGCACCGGCTCCAAAAGCTGTTTTACCTGAAAAAATAATAAAAGTTGAAGATGAAATCGATATTCAAGAAACAATAATTGAAAGTACAGAGACAGATGAAACAGAGGCTATTGTTGTAGATGTGAGTGAAAATATTGTAGATGTTGAAGAAGAGGAAGTTATGGTTGAGGATGTTGCTTTTGTTGTAATTGAAGATGTTCCAATTTATCCAGGTTGTACTGGAAATAAACAAGAGCTTAGAGATTGTTTTTCTGAAAAAATTTCAAAATTTGTGATGAAGAATTTCGATCCTGCAATAGCAACAGATTTAGGACTTCAACCCGGAAGTATTCAACGTATATTTGTAATGTTTAAAATAGATAGGAATGGTAAAGTTACAAATATTCAAGCCAGAGCACCTCACAAAAAATTACAAGAAGAAGCTGTGGAAATTATCAGTTCATTACCAGTAATGATTCCTGGAAAACAAAGAGGAAGACCTGTAACGGTAAGCTATGGATTGCCTATAGTTTTTAAAATTGAATAA
- a CDS encoding energy transducer TonB produces the protein MIKKHPKANLENYSKLFAQLGLVLSLFIAYLLIQNKTSDTQIAMLSNQDRQLIDVSEQLIDIKIEVPKIKQQPPKKVIIDVIDQIKDDDDVLETLIDVPDVDAPVDISKMVDLKLDEEFDPKDEVDYVMLEEAPLFPGCKGTKEELKACFSKQISNYINRKFNAGLAEELGLTPGVQRIFTLFKIDKNGNVVDIQSRAPHKRLQEEAIRVIKLLPKMEPGKQQGTPVKVRYSMPIVFKIE, from the coding sequence ATGATTAAAAAACATCCAAAAGCAAATTTAGAGAATTACAGTAAATTATTTGCACAATTAGGCTTGGTATTATCACTTTTTATTGCCTACCTATTAATTCAAAACAAAACATCTGACACTCAAATTGCAATGCTATCAAATCAAGATAGGCAGTTAATAGATGTAAGTGAACAATTAATTGATATTAAAATAGAGGTACCAAAAATAAAGCAACAACCCCCAAAGAAAGTTATTATCGATGTTATTGATCAAATAAAAGATGATGATGATGTTCTTGAAACATTAATAGATGTGCCGGATGTTGATGCTCCAGTTGATATTTCTAAAATGGTAGATTTAAAATTAGATGAAGAGTTTGATCCTAAAGACGAGGTAGATTATGTAATGTTAGAAGAAGCGCCATTGTTTCCTGGTTGTAAGGGAACTAAAGAAGAGTTGAAAGCGTGTTTTTCTAAACAAATAAGTAATTACATTAACAGAAAGTTTAATGCTGGCCTAGCTGAAGAGTTAGGGTTAACTCCAGGTGTTCAAAGAATTTTTACATTATTTAAAATCGATAAAAATGGGAATGTTGTCGACATTCAGTCTAGAGCACCTCATAAAAGATTACAAGAGGAGGCTATTCGGGTTATTAAATTATTACCAAAAATGGAACCCGGTAAACAGCAAGGAACTCCTGTGAAGGTAAGATATTCAATGCCAATTGTTTTTAAAATTGAGTAA
- a CDS encoding RNA polymerase sigma factor: protein MNQKPHADHIYIEALLKNDSRVLSKLYEKFSHKIVAYVRKNNGNADDAQDIIQETLVTIYHQAKEKNFILTCPFDAYFYLLCKRRWLNELKKRGTNRVTILEDEASIKDEHEQQVEETELFEQQNQLFESKFKELGAKCQELLKATFKIKSMEKVAEFLGVTYGYARKKKSQCMGKLTQLVKNSNEFQQLKDF from the coding sequence ATGAATCAAAAACCACACGCAGATCATATATACATAGAAGCTTTGTTGAAGAACGACAGTAGAGTGCTTTCTAAACTTTATGAGAAGTTTTCACATAAAATAGTAGCCTACGTAAGAAAAAACAACGGAAATGCTGATGATGCTCAAGATATTATTCAAGAAACATTAGTTACTATTTACCATCAGGCAAAAGAGAAAAATTTTATACTTACCTGTCCGTTTGATGCTTACTTTTATTTATTGTGTAAAAGAAGATGGTTAAATGAACTTAAAAAAAGAGGGACTAATAGGGTAACAATTTTAGAGGATGAAGCATCTATTAAAGACGAGCACGAACAACAAGTTGAAGAAACTGAATTATTTGAACAACAAAACCAGCTTTTTGAATCAAAATTTAAAGAATTAGGGGCTAAATGTCAAGAATTATTAAAAGCTACATTCAAAATAAAGTCAATGGAAAAAGTTGCGGAGTTTTTAGGTGTAACGTATGGTTATGCTCGTAAAAAGAAATCGCAGTGTATGGGTAAATTAACCCAACTTGTAAAAAATTCGAATGAATTTCAACAACTAAAAGACTTTTAA
- a CDS encoding tol-pal system YbgF family protein: MDELKYIEFENYLKNKLSQTEKVAFEAKLQSNADLKQEFKIYKALETSLSSKFENEKGEQELRNTLTNLGNQFIKTEKAKKESKVISLFNYKKLLVAASIALLIGFFIFKNGNPAYSDFANHSNLEFTVRGDNNTTIKTAETAFNTKNYTTAFAQLTVLEKEFPNNVEIQLYKAICLLELDKFSQAETIFEKISTGNSAYSTKATWYKALSLLKQEKFEACKSTLKTIPESAEEYEIAKKLLNKL, from the coding sequence ATGGACGAATTAAAATATATTGAGTTTGAAAACTACCTAAAAAACAAGCTCTCCCAAACAGAAAAAGTAGCTTTTGAAGCAAAGCTACAATCTAATGCTGATTTAAAACAAGAGTTTAAAATATATAAAGCGTTAGAAACCTCTTTGTCTTCAAAATTTGAAAATGAGAAAGGTGAACAAGAACTAAGAAACACCTTAACTAATTTAGGAAATCAGTTTATAAAAACTGAAAAAGCTAAAAAGGAATCTAAAGTAATTTCTTTATTTAATTATAAAAAACTATTAGTTGCCGCAAGTATTGCATTGCTTATCGGATTTTTTATCTTTAAAAATGGAAATCCAGCTTATAGTGATTTTGCTAATCATTCTAATTTGGAATTTACCGTTAGAGGCGATAATAACACAACAATTAAAACTGCTGAAACCGCTTTTAACACAAAAAATTACACAACTGCTTTTGCACAGTTAACCGTACTTGAAAAAGAATTCCCAAACAATGTAGAAATACAGTTATATAAAGCTATTTGTTTATTAGAACTGGATAAGTTTTCTCAAGCTGAAACTATTTTTGAAAAAATAAGTACAGGAAATTCTGCTTATTCGACAAAAGCAACTTGGTATAAAGCGTTAAGTTTATTAAAACAAGAGAAATTTGAAGCTTGTAAAAGCACGCTTAAAACAATACCTGAAAGTGCTGAAGAATATGAAATAGCTAAAAAGCTTCTAAATAAATTATAG
- a CDS encoding membrane or secreted protein, whose product MKKIIIVFLCVFASLGVQGQNIFGAWERNFTTDKGIKLKTVIIFSEGYFVQTTYSAVNGKFISTKGGAWILEGDSMTEKLEFNTNNTELVGKDLNYKVIISDTVFEIVDKEIKFNRIDNGLPGALQGAWLMSGRIRNGETQLRDTSKPRKTMKILSGTRFQWVAYNTETKQFMGTGGGTYTTIDGEYTENIKFFSKDDTRVGASLQFNYSLKDGNWHHSGLSSKGTPIYEIWSLRS is encoded by the coding sequence ATGAAGAAAATAATTATAGTTTTTTTGTGTGTATTTGCATCACTTGGAGTTCAAGGTCAAAATATTTTTGGTGCTTGGGAAAGAAATTTTACTACTGATAAAGGTATTAAGTTAAAAACGGTTATTATTTTTTCTGAAGGGTATTTTGTCCAAACTACTTACAGTGCAGTTAATGGTAAATTTATTTCCACTAAAGGAGGTGCTTGGATATTAGAAGGGGATTCTATGACAGAAAAATTAGAATTCAATACCAATAATACAGAACTTGTTGGTAAAGACTTAAATTATAAAGTTATTATTTCTGATACTGTTTTTGAAATTGTTGATAAAGAAATTAAATTTAATAGAATTGATAATGGATTGCCTGGAGCTTTGCAAGGGGCTTGGTTAATGTCTGGTAGAATTAGAAATGGCGAAACCCAGTTAAGAGATACAAGTAAGCCAAGAAAAACTATGAAAATTTTATCAGGAACACGTTTTCAATGGGTAGCGTATAATACCGAAACAAAACAATTTATGGGTACTGGTGGTGGAACTTATACAACCATTGATGGGGAATATACCGAAAATATCAAATTTTTTTCAAAAGATGATACAAGAGTAGGTGCAAGTTTGCAATTTAATTATAGTTTAAAAGATGGTAATTGGCATCATTCTGGCTTGTCTAGTAAAGGCACACCAATTTACGAAATATGGAGTTTAAGAAGCTAA
- a CDS encoding peroxiredoxin-like family protein translates to MKFIKIVMLSIFTIGIYACDNVKTNKTKTEDTKVMDKEQETSSLQAVLDERKNNFNKKADEKTKKIYKEGFEDVENSGVLQTAKKVGDLAPNFNLKNAIGETVELKDYLKKGPVVLTWYRGGWCPYCNITLHSLQEELPNFKAQGANLIALSPELPDESISTSEKHNLEFEVLSDLGNVIGKEYGVVFKLTDDVANIYNQKFDLNGHNGDTSNELPLAATYIINTDGKIVYSFVDFDYRKRAEPSVITKFLEEMEK, encoded by the coding sequence ATGAAATTTATTAAAATAGTAATGCTAAGTATTTTTACAATAGGTATTTATGCTTGTGATAATGTAAAAACTAATAAGACAAAAACAGAAGACACTAAAGTTATGGATAAAGAACAAGAAACTTCTTCTTTACAAGCTGTATTGGATGAAAGAAAGAATAATTTTAATAAAAAAGCAGACGAAAAAACAAAAAAGATTTATAAAGAAGGTTTTGAAGATGTAGAGAATAGTGGTGTGTTGCAAACTGCTAAAAAAGTAGGAGATTTAGCGCCTAACTTTAATTTAAAAAATGCAATTGGAGAAACTGTAGAGTTAAAAGATTATTTAAAGAAAGGTCCTGTGGTTCTTACTTGGTATAGAGGTGGATGGTGTCCGTATTGTAATATTACACTTCATTCTCTTCAAGAAGAATTGCCAAATTTTAAAGCGCAAGGAGCTAATTTAATTGCATTGTCACCAGAGTTGCCAGATGAATCTATTAGTACTTCAGAAAAACACAATCTTGAATTTGAGGTATTAAGTGATTTAGGGAATGTAATAGGAAAAGAATATGGAGTTGTATTTAAATTAACAGATGATGTAGCTAATATATACAATCAAAAATTTGATTTAAACGGACATAATGGAGATACTTCAAACGAGCTACCACTAGCAGCTACATACATTATTAATACAGATGGAAAAATAGTATATTCATTTGTAGATTTTGATTATAGAAAAAGAGCAGAGCCAAGTGTTATTACAAAGTTCTTGGAAGAAATGGAAAAGTAA
- a CDS encoding TetR/AcrR family transcriptional regulator codes for MPRVKSYNEQEVLEKAMNLFWKNGYETTSMQQLEKEMGINKFSIYASFGSKNGILIESLRCYNKKLQKLVSKMKKASGVAAIKQYFYDFVDFSSEKTIFKGCLITNTANEFIGSVDNLVKKMLTDYTIDVRNAFVLKLKEEEALDHVQIEQKADYLIIAMFGFSSATRIFNEEQLENYIQNIFKNI; via the coding sequence ATGCCTAGAGTAAAGAGCTATAACGAACAAGAAGTTTTAGAAAAAGCCATGAATCTTTTCTGGAAAAATGGTTATGAAACAACTTCTATGCAACAATTAGAAAAAGAAATGGGAATTAATAAATTTTCTATTTACGCTAGTTTTGGTAGTAAAAATGGGATTCTTATTGAAAGTTTAAGGTGTTACAATAAGAAATTACAGAAGCTTGTTAGTAAAATGAAAAAGGCAAGTGGAGTTGCTGCAATTAAACAATATTTTTACGATTTTGTCGATTTTTCTAGTGAAAAAACCATATTTAAAGGTTGTTTAATAACCAATACAGCAAATGAATTTATAGGAAGCGTAGATAATCTTGTAAAAAAAATGTTAACGGATTATACTATAGATGTTAGAAATGCATTTGTTTTAAAATTAAAAGAAGAAGAAGCGTTAGATCACGTGCAAATTGAACAAAAAGCAGATTATTTAATAATAGCGATGTTTGGTTTTTCTTCTGCAACTCGAATTTTTAATGAAGAACAATTGGAAAATTACATCCAAAATATTTTCAAAAATATATAA
- a CDS encoding TatD family hydrolase yields the protein MIITDTHTHLYSEQFNEDRDEMIQRALDAGVSRFFIPAIDSTYLPAMLDLEKSFPKNIFLMMGLHPTHVKENVKEELAFVKKWLDKRMFYAVGEIGIDLFWDKTFLKEQQFAFKQQIEWAKEKNLPIVIHCRDAFDEVFEVLEEVNDANLFGVFHCFTGTLEQAKKAISYNMKLGIGGVLTFKNGKIDQFLNEIAIEHIVLETDAPYLAPTPFRGKRNESSYITKVLDKLVDIYGLTPQEIAAITTQNSKDVFRI from the coding sequence ATGATAATTACCGATACGCACACGCATTTATACAGCGAACAATTTAATGAAGATAGAGATGAAATGATACAACGCGCCCTAGATGCTGGCGTTTCTCGTTTTTTTATTCCTGCTATTGATTCAACTTATCTACCTGCAATGTTAGATTTAGAAAAATCTTTTCCAAAAAATATTTTTTTAATGATGGGTTTACATCCAACACATGTGAAAGAAAATGTTAAAGAGGAATTAGCTTTTGTTAAAAAATGGCTGGATAAACGTATGTTTTATGCTGTTGGTGAAATTGGAATAGACTTGTTTTGGGACAAAACTTTTTTAAAAGAACAGCAATTTGCTTTTAAACAACAAATTGAATGGGCTAAAGAAAAAAATTTACCTATTGTAATACATTGTAGAGATGCTTTTGATGAAGTATTTGAAGTATTAGAAGAAGTTAATGATGCTAATTTATTTGGTGTTTTTCATTGTTTTACCGGAACTTTAGAACAAGCAAAAAAAGCTATTTCATACAATATGAAATTAGGAATTGGAGGAGTTTTAACTTTTAAAAACGGTAAAATAGATCAGTTTTTAAATGAAATTGCAATAGAACATATTGTATTGGAAACAGATGCTCCATATTTAGCACCAACTCCGTTTAGAGGTAAAAGAAACGAAAGCAGTTATATTACAAAAGTGTTAGATAAATTAGTAGATATTTACGGATTAACACCTCAAGAAATTGCAGCAATAACTACGCAAAATTCAAAAGACGTTTTTAGAATTTAA
- a CDS encoding methylated-DNA--[protein]-cysteine S-methyltransferase — protein MEKFETSYYKTPIGTAKIVGSIEGITSITILDEAIKSSKNIPTCLQECILQLEEYFKRERTTFNLKLNPQGTDFQQKVWTELQQIPFGKTRTYLEQTKAIGNAKAIRSVASANGKNPIWLVIPCHRVIGSDGSLTGYAGGLWRKKWLLEHESDLTQQSLF, from the coding sequence TTGGAAAAATTTGAAACAAGCTATTATAAAACTCCTATTGGAACTGCTAAAATTGTAGGGTCTATTGAAGGAATTACCTCAATTACAATTTTAGATGAAGCAATTAAAAGTTCTAAAAATATCCCGACCTGCTTACAAGAATGTATTTTACAACTAGAAGAATATTTTAAGCGTGAACGTACAACTTTTAATTTAAAACTAAACCCACAAGGGACCGATTTTCAGCAAAAAGTTTGGACAGAATTACAGCAAATTCCCTTTGGAAAAACCAGAACATATCTAGAACAAACTAAAGCTATAGGCAACGCAAAAGCAATTAGATCTGTAGCATCTGCTAATGGAAAAAACCCTATTTGGTTAGTAATTCCTTGCCACAGAGTTATTGGAAGTGATGGTTCTTTAACGGGTTATGCAGGTGGTTTATGGAGAAAAAAATGGTTATTAGAACACGAAAGCGATTTAACACAACAGTCATTATTTTAA
- a CDS encoding F0F1 ATP synthase subunit epsilon: MILEIVSPEATLLHSEVDLIAVPGINGDFQMLNNHAPIVSLLVEGTVRFRGANVNIEKQFEAKFTNTKGEYTLPIKSGTIEMKENKVIILAD; encoded by the coding sequence ATGATTTTAGAAATAGTATCACCAGAAGCAACATTATTGCATTCGGAAGTTGATTTAATTGCAGTTCCAGGTATTAATGGCGATTTTCAAATGTTAAATAATCACGCACCTATTGTTTCTTTACTTGTTGAAGGAACTGTAAGATTTAGAGGTGCAAATGTTAATATAGAAAAACAATTTGAAGCTAAGTTTACTAATACAAAAGGAGAATACACACTTCCAATTAAAAGTGGAACTATTGAAATGAAAGAAAACAAGGTTATTATTCTTGCAGACTAA
- the atpD gene encoding F0F1 ATP synthase subunit beta, with translation MTKVTGKVAQIIGPVIDVEFESGAELPRIYDSLEIKREDGSLLVLEVQSHIGEDTVRTISMDSSDGLSRGTTVYATGNAIQMPVGDAIYGRLFNVIGDAIDGLGDLPKEGENGLPIHRQAPKFEELSTSTEVLFTGIKVIDLIEPYAKGGKIGLFGGAGVGKTVLIQELINNIAKGHGGLSVFAGVGERTREGNDLLREMLESGIIKYGDDFMHSMEDGGWDLSKVDKSGMKESKATFVFGQMNEPPGARARVALSGLTIAEYFRDGAGEGQGKDVLFFVDNIFRFTQAGSEVSALLGRMPSAVGYQPTLATEMGAMQERITSTKNGSITSVQAVYVPADDLTDPAPATTFAHLDATTVLSRKIAELGIYPAVDPLDSTSRILTADILGKEHYECAQNVKELLQRYKELQDIIAILGMEELSEEDKLVVHRARRAQRFLSQPFHVAEQFTGIPGVLVDIKDTIKGFNMIMNGELDKYPEAAFNLRGSIQDAIEAGEKMLVEA, from the coding sequence ATGACAAAGGTTACGGGTAAAGTTGCACAAATTATTGGTCCAGTTATAGACGTTGAGTTTGAATCTGGGGCAGAACTTCCAAGAATATACGATTCATTAGAAATTAAAAGAGAAGATGGATCACTTTTAGTATTAGAAGTACAGTCTCATATTGGTGAAGATACTGTTAGAACAATCTCAATGGATTCATCCGATGGATTAAGTAGAGGAACAACAGTTTACGCTACAGGTAATGCAATTCAAATGCCTGTTGGAGATGCCATTTATGGTCGTTTATTTAATGTTATTGGAGATGCTATTGACGGATTAGGAGATTTACCTAAAGAAGGTGAAAATGGACTTCCAATTCACAGACAAGCTCCAAAATTTGAAGAATTATCTACTTCAACAGAAGTTTTATTTACAGGAATTAAAGTAATTGACTTAATTGAACCATATGCAAAAGGTGGTAAAATTGGATTATTTGGTGGAGCCGGTGTAGGTAAAACTGTATTAATTCAAGAGTTAATTAACAATATAGCAAAAGGTCACGGTGGACTTTCAGTATTTGCTGGAGTTGGAGAAAGAACTCGTGAAGGAAATGACCTTTTAAGAGAAATGTTAGAATCTGGTATTATTAAATACGGTGATGATTTTATGCACTCTATGGAAGATGGAGGATGGGATTTATCTAAAGTTGATAAATCTGGAATGAAAGAATCTAAAGCTACTTTCGTATTCGGACAAATGAATGAGCCACCTGGAGCACGTGCACGTGTTGCTTTATCTGGTTTAACAATTGCTGAATATTTTAGAGATGGTGCTGGTGAAGGACAAGGAAAAGATGTATTATTCTTTGTGGATAATATTTTCCGTTTTACACAAGCTGGTTCTGAGGTATCTGCACTTTTAGGTCGTATGCCATCTGCGGTAGGTTACCAACCAACATTAGCAACAGAAATGGGAGCAATGCAAGAGCGTATTACTTCAACTAAAAATGGTTCTATTACATCTGTACAAGCGGTTTACGTTCCTGCAGATGATTTAACAGATCCTGCGCCAGCAACAACGTTTGCGCATTTAGATGCAACAACAGTATTGTCTCGTAAAATTGCTGAGTTAGGTATTTATCCTGCGGTAGATCCATTAGATTCTACTTCAAGAATTTTAACTGCTGATATTTTAGGAAAAGAACATTACGAATGTGCTCAAAATGTAAAAGAGTTATTACAACGTTACAAAGAGCTACAAGATATTATTGCTATTTTAGGTATGGAAGAATTATCTGAAGAAGATAAATTAGTTGTACATAGAGCACGTAGAGCACAACGTTTCTTATCTCAACCATTCCACGTAGCAGAACAATTTACGGGTATTCCAGGAGTTTTAGTTGATATTAAAGATACTATTAAAGGATTTAATATGATTATGAATGGTGAGCTAGATAAATATCCAGAAGCTGCATTTAACCTAAGAGGTTCTATTCAAGATGCAATTGAAGCTGGTGAAAAAATGTTAGTAGAAGCTTAA